Genomic window (Candidatus Binataceae bacterium):
CTACTGGTGGGCCTCGCCGACCGTGGAGGCTACCTGGCCGAGCACTCAACGCTATCAGGTTACCTGGGGTCTGGGTGCGCTACTCCCAGTTTACGAATGGAAATTTCCGCAGAGTATCGGACCGATCTTTACCGTGACTTTCTACTTCAATGGCAAATACGGCCGGCGCGGTGAATAGCCAAGGTCACCGCGCACGCCACGCGGGCTATGGCGACCGGCGTGCTTCCCAGCCGTCCTCTCACGCTGGTGAAGCAATTGTCCATGGTTCGGACGGGAGCGGCCGCTCCGTATGAGCCGGTTAATGGAGGCTATCCGCGGCCTTTTCCAACCCTGCTGCACTAGCCAATCACGGCATTTTGGGTGAGGGGTTCGGTGGGGAGCAGGCGGCTCAAGGGGGCACATCGGAATATCGCCATCGCAGCCAAGGCGAAGAGCGTGGCGATTATCGCGAAGCCCTCCCGATAGCTGTGGGTGAGGTCAAAAATCCACCCGGTTATTACCGGTCCGACCATAAATCCGATTTGCGAGAGGACCAATAGCAGGCCGTGGATCGAGCCGAAGCGTTTGACTCCCAGCGAGTAGGCCTGAACCACGGGTGCAAGCACGATCGTTCCGCCCAGCGCCGGACCACCTAGCAGCACATACACCAGCACGGAGATGGGATGAGAAGGGCTGGCCGCGCCCAAAACCAGGATCGCGATCGCCCCAGCGATGAAGCAAGCACCCCAGGTGACGCGGGCGCCGATCCAATCGGCGATGGCGCCCAGGCCCAATTGGCCAGCCGCCTTGCAGGCCAAGGCCAGGCTCCAGAACGAAGCCGCCACGGCGGTGGCAAAGCCGCCCGCCACCAGGCTGGGAATAACATGGGCGATTTCGGCGGAGAAGCCGAAAGCGGAGCAGAACCACGCCGTCGCCAGATACCAGAATGAGCGCGTACGCAGGGCCTGAGCCAGCTCCAGCCCGGGCGGGGCGGTTTGGGGCTGGGCCCTGCCGGCGGTATTTACCACCGGCAGGTCGCGCATGCACAGCAGCACGATGGGCACAGCGACCAGCAGCATCGGCAAGGCCAGCGCCACATAAGCTACGCGCCAGCCTTGGTGGTGGCCGTAATGGACCAGTACGTGAGCGGCGATCAATGTCATCACCATTCCGCCGGCCGACTCACCGGCGAAAATCAGGCCCAGCAGCTTGCCGCGTGCCTGCTGGAAAGAGCGTGAGATCGTGAAGGCGGCGCACAGGTTGGTGCCGGCGATGAGCCCCGTGCCGAGCAGGGCGTAGCCGACCAGCAGGTGGCTAAAATCCTGGGCCCGGCTCAGGAATAGCATCGACAACCCACACAGCCCTAGGCAGGAGGCCATGATCCACTTGATGGTAAAGCGATCGAGCAGCCAGCCGACGAAATAGCTGGAGATGGCAGAGGTCAAGCCGCTTATCGCAAACAGTGTGGAGACGCGCGCGCGGGTAGTGTGGAAGTAACTGGCTAGAGGCAGGACGAAAACTCCGCCGGTATAGAAGCCGCCGCCAAATACGACGAACACCGCCACCAGCAAGGTTGCGACCACCAGCCATTGTCGTTGCCGTAAGCTGTG
Coding sequences:
- a CDS encoding MFS transporter, yielding MHSLRQRQWLVVATLLVAVFVVFGGGFYTGGVFVLPLASYFHTTRARVSTLFAISGLTSAISSYFVGWLLDRFTIKWIMASCLGLCGLSMLFLSRAQDFSHLLVGYALLGTGLIAGTNLCAAFTISRSFQQARGKLLGLIFAGESAGGMVMTLIAAHVLVHYGHHQGWRVAYVALALPMLLVAVPIVLLCMRDLPVVNTAGRAQPQTAPPGLELAQALRTRSFWYLATAWFCSAFGFSAEIAHVIPSLVAGGFATAVAASFWSLALACKAAGQLGLGAIADWIGARVTWGACFIAGAIAILVLGAASPSHPISVLVYVLLGGPALGGTIVLAPVVQAYSLGVKRFGSIHGLLLVLSQIGFMVGPVITGWIFDLTHSYREGFAIIATLFALAAMAIFRCAPLSRLLPTEPLTQNAVIG